GCGTACCCTTCGACTTGCGCAAGGCCAATCCCTACAGCGGCTACGAAAGCTACGACTTCGACGTGCCGGTAGGCACGAGCGGTGATGTGTTCGATCGCTACATGGTGCGTTTGCAGGAGATGGCACAATCGCTGCGCCTCGTGGAACAAGCGCTCGATCATCTTCCAGGCGGGCCGGTGCGCAGTGACAATCGCAAATTCGTGCCGCCTCCGCGCTCTGAAATCGGCACCAGCATGGAGGCCTTGATCCACCATTTCAAATTGTGGACGGAAGGTTTTTCGGCGCCGGAGGGTGCGGTGTACGTCGCCGTAGAGTCGCCACGTGGTGAGTTGGGTTGCTACTTGGCCGGGGACGGTGGTCCCAAACCCTATCGTGTTCATTTCCGCACGCCGAGTTTTGCCGCCATCCAGGCGATTCCTGTCCTGGTAAAAGGTTTTTTGGTCGCGGATATCGTGGCCATTATCAGCAGCATCGATCCGGTCTTGGGCGATTCGGATCGCTGAGATGCTGGAACACATTCGATCGTTCGATTCCATGATCATGGAGTTTGACATTGCTGGTTGACAAACATCGTTCGGCAATCGACGCCATACTGAAGAGGTTTCCGCCGGATCATAAGCGATCGGCCGTCCTGCCCTTGCTCTACCTGGCGCAGCACGAGTACGGTTCGATCACCGACGAGGCGGTGGATGAAATCGCCGGATTGATCGGAGTCGATCCCACGCAGGTTGCCTCACTCATCGGTTTCTACACTCTCTTTCACGAAGGAGATGGCGGCACCTACCGCATCCAAATCTGCACCGATTTTCCCTGCTCGCTGCGCGGAGCAGGAGCATTCGCCGACGAACTATGCACACGTCTGGGAATACAAATGGGAGAAACGACTCCCGATGGCTTGATTACGGTGGAAGAAGTCAAATGCGTCGCGGCCTGCGACCGGGCGCCGATGTTCCAATTGCAGGACAGCGAAGGAATCCATTATCACGAGCATCAAACCGTGGAATCGGCGATGGCGCTGATCGAGATGCTGCGTGCGAGGCAGTCCGATGCCTGAATACATTCTGCTGCGTCATCGGGACGTTCCGGATATCGACCAGCTCGACGTCTATCGCAAACATGGCGGTTTCGAAACCTTGAAGGCCGTCGTGGCCGAGAAGTCTCCCCAGGAAGTGATCGACATCGTCAAAGCGGCGGGACTGCGCGGGCGCGGCGGTGCCGGTTTCCCAACCGGTGTGAAGTGGAGTTTCCTGAGCCCCGGCGTGTTCCCGCGCTACGTCGTGGCCAATGCGGACGAATCCGAACCGGGCACGTTCAAGGATCGCGAGATCCTGGAGCATAATCCCTTTCAATTCCTGGAAGGGGTAGCCATCTGTTGCTACGCCGCCCAGGCGCAGACGGCGTACGTCTACTGTCGCGGAGAATTCTGGGATCTGGCGCACGAACTCGAGCGCAGGATCGACGCTCTCTACGCTGCCGGTCTGCTCGGCAAGCGGATATTCGGTGCGGATTTCAACCTTGATATCCACGTTCATCTGGGCGCCGGAGCGTACATCTGCGGTGAAGAATCGGCGCTGCTGGAGTCGTTGGAAGGCAAGCTGGGTCAGCCCCGTTTGCGGCCGCCATTTCCTGCCGCAGAGGGACTTTATGCCAAGCCCACGGTGGTCAACAATGTGGAGACATTGACCAACCTGGCACCTATTCTGAGCCGCGGTGTGGACTGGTATCGTTCCATAGGGACGGAAAAAAGTCCAGGCCCTAAGGTTTTCTGTTTATCGGGACAGGTGGAAAAACCGGGGAATTACGAACTCCCTATGGGCACCACGTTTCGCGAACTGATTTACGAACACGGCGGCGGCGTTGCCGGTGGGAAGAAGATCAAAGCCATTATGCCGGCAGGTGCGTCCGCATCGTTGCTTCCGGCGACGGATGAGGTCCTGGATACCACGATGGATTACGAATCGGTTCCCAAAGTGGGCTCGCAGCTGGGATCGGGCTCTATCATCGTGATGGATGAAAGCATCGACATAACATGGCTGATTGGAAATACCACGAACTTTTTCAAAATCGGGCAAATGTCTCTGCGCTTTGGGAGAGTTTGCTGTGATGCCCGTGCTTTCGGGGATCAAACTTTTCCGCGCGGATTTCGAGAGTCACACCAGGGATGGACGATGAGTGAAACGTCGGTAACGTTGACGATCGATGGAATGGAAGTGACCGTGCCCAAGGGCACGTTGATCGTGGATGCTGCCAAGAAAGTCGGTATCGACATCCCGGTGTTCTGCTACCATCCCAAGATGAAACCGGTGGGTATGTGCCGCATGTGCCTGGTGGAGATCGGACGTCCGGCGAAAGACCGGCAGACCAATAAGCCGGTTTTGGACGATCACGGAGAACCGGTCATCCGTTTCGGCCCCAACCTGGAAACGGCCTGCACGACGCCGGTCGGTGATGGTTGGGTCGTACGCGTCAGCAGCGGCGTCGCACGCGCCGGACACAAGCAGATCGTCGAATACCTGCTCACCTCGCACCCGCTCGATTGTCCGGTTTGCGATAAAGGTGGCGAATGCCCGCTGCAGAATCTGACCATGGAACACGGCCCGGGCAAGAGCCGCTTCCTGTACAGCGAGAAGATGCACCTGGCCAAGCACGTCCCCCTGGGCGAGTTGATTTTCCTGGATCGAGAACGCTGCATCCAGTGCGGGCGTTGCGTTCGCTACCAGGACGAGGTCGTCGGGGAACCGGTGATCGCTTTCAAAGACCGCGGCCGGGGGATCGAGATCGTGACCTATTCCGAACCGGGGTTTGATTCCTACTTTTCTGGCAACACAACAGACATTTGCCCGGTCGGTGCCTTGACCACGTCGGATTTTCGTTTCGGAGCCCGCCCATGGGAAATGCACAGCACGGCTTCGATCTGTTCTCATTGTCCGGTCGGATGCAACCTGATGCTGAATACGCGCCGCGAGGCGAGCTCCGGCGGCTGCGAAGTGATCAAACGCGTGATGCCCCGCCAAAACGAGTGGGTCAACGAATTGTGGATTTGCGACAAGGGCCGTTTCGCCCACCACTTCATGCAGAGCGAAGCGCGGGTGACCAAACCCATGGTACGCAAGCGTGGAAAACTGGTGGAAGCCAGTTGGGATGAGGCGTTGTCCCAAACCGCGAAGGCCTTGAAAGCCGCCAAGAATCTGGTCGGCCTTGCTGGGGGCCGCGCTTCCAACGAGGATCTGTACGTTTTCCGCAGCCTGATCGAAAAAATCGGCGGCCGCGCCGTTCTGGACGATTCCCTGGCGGGCGGTGACGTCGTGCAGCAAGTCGGTCTGGGAAGCGGCTCCAATTTATCGCAGCTGGGTGCGGGAGACGCCGTCCTGATTGTGGCGAGCGACTTGCATGAAGAGGCGCCGCTGTGGTGGCTGCGCTTGAAGCAGGCCGGCGATCGCGGCGCGACGCTGGTGGTCGCCAACGGCCGGCCGACGGCATTGGATGCCCATGCCGGCCACGTACTGCGTTATGCATATCCGCAGGCCGCGCAGACGGTGCTGGGATTGCTGCATGCCTTCAAGAAGCAGAAGGATCTGGCATCCTATGCAAAGGACAAAGACGTTCAGGCGGCGGGCCGTGCGCTGGCAGACGCCGAAAACCTGATCGTGTTTTACGGCGGAGAAGGATTGGCGTATTCGGAAAGTGAAGCGCTGGCATCGGCCTGCGGCGCTTTGATTCAGGCGACGGGCCGTGCCGGTCGGCCGAACAACGGCTTGATCGCCGTCTGGCCGCGCCACAACACACAGGGCGCCTGGGACATGGGCCTGCGGCCGGAAGCGAAGGGCCTGGCTTCCACTTTGAAGAAGGCCGACGCGCTCTTCGTCATGGCGGCTGATCCGCTGGGCGATGATCCAGATCTGGCCGATGCGCTTCAAGAAGAAACGTTCCTCGTTGTGCAGGAGTTGTTCCTGACCCCGACTGCACAGCAAGCCGACGTCGTCTTTCCGGCCGCTGCGATCGCCGAGCGGGAGGGCAGCTACACGTCCGGCGAGCGGCGCGTTCAGCGTACTTACACCACGCTGCCGGCGCGAGGCGAATCGCTTTCCGATTGGCGCATCCTGATGCTGCTGGGCGGCAAGATGGGATATGAATTCGAAGCCGACTCCGTGGCGGAAATATTCGCAGAAATCGGCTCGGTCGTTCCCGCTTACGCCGGGGTGAGTTACACGGATCTGGCAAAATATGAAGACCAGTGGCCGGACGTGGGAGACGAGGATCTCTACTTTGCCGGCACGGCTTTCAAGAATCATCAAGGCCTCGGTGTGCAGTTGACCTCTGCAGCAGAGCGCGGTAAGAACCCGGAAATTACCTGGACTGTGCCGAAAGCGCAAAAATCCAAGGATGGATTTTTACTTGTGCCGATTGTCGAACTCTACGATCGCGGTACGACGGTGATGCCTTCGGAAGTGCTGCATCCGCGGCTCGTACCAACTCGACTGCGTATCCATCCCGAGGATGCGGAACGCATCGGAGTCGTGGATGGAGGCCGGGTCGAACTTCGTGTGAACGGCCGTGTGGAAAAGATCGATGCCAGTGTGCGCCATGATTCCGTCGAGGGCGTGTTGCTGCTGCCCCGCAGTCTCGATGTCGTCGTTTCGCATCCGGCATACGTGAAAGTCAAACCGCTGGGGAAACAGGAGTAGGAATGGACATCGCATTGCTGCTGGAATGGACGATAAAGTCGTTGATCATCCTGGTGATCTTCGTCGTCCTCGGTGCGGCCTATCTGACCTACTTCGAGCGGCGCGTACTGGCCCGTTTTCAGACTAGAATCGGACCGAACCGCGCGGGACCGTGGGGCTTGCTGCAGCCGATCGCCGACACGGTTAAATTGATATTCAAAGAAGATTTGATCCCCGCACAGGCGGACAAGGTATTGTTTATCCTCGCGCCGGTGATCACGGTTATACCGGCGATGATTTTGTTGGCCGTGATTCCCCTCGGACCGAAGGTGGCGGGCATCAGCCTCGACTTGGCGTCGGATATCAACGTCGGTGTGCTCTACATCATGGCCGTGGCTTCGATTGCGGTGTACGGCATCACGATTGCCGGGTGGTCCTCCGGAAATAAATATGCCTTGATGGGCGGCATTCGCGCCACGGCGCAGATGATCAGTTATGAATTGTCCTTGACCCTGGCTTTCATTGGTCCGATACTGTTGACGAATTCCCCCAACCCGCTAAGCGTGGACGAGATCGTCAAGGCGCAGCATGGTTTGTGGTTCGTCTTCCTGCAGCCGGTCGGTTTTTTGATCTACCTCATGGCTGCGGTGGCGGAGGTCAACCGAGCGCCCTTCGACCTGCCCGAAGCCGAGCAGGAATTGACGGCCGGATACCACACCGAGTATTCCGGCATGAAGTTCGCATTATTCTACCTGGCCGAGTACGGCAAGATGTTGGTGATCAGTTTCATCGGGTCGACCTTGTTCTTGGGAGGCTATTGGGGTCCATTCGTGAACCGATTTCCGCTGCTCGGGCCGGTGTACCTGTTGGCGAAGGTGTTGGTGCTGCTGTACTTCATCGTCTGGCTGCGGGCTACGTTCCCGCGCCTGCGTTACGACAAATTGATGGGATTTGGCTGGAAGTTCATGCTTCCCCTGGCAATTCTCAACGTGATGGTTACGGCGACGGTGATTGTGTTGGTGGGAGGATGAGCCATGAATCCGTTTGAACTTTTACACGGCTTATGGACGACGTTTCTGAATTTCCTGGAAACGCCGGTGACGTATCAGTATCCGGAAATCAAGCGGCCGGTACGCGAGCGCTTCCGTGGCCGCCATGAATTGAAGCGCTATGACAACGGCCTGGAGAAATGCATTGGATGCGCTTTATGCGCGGCGGCTTGTCCCGCCGATGCGATTTTCGTCGAAGCGGCGGAAAACACGGACGAGGAACGGTATTCGCCCGGCGAACGCTACGCAAGCACGTACGAGATCAATTTCCTGCGTTGTATCTTCTGCGGTTTCTGCGAGGACGCCTGTCCTACGGAGGCGATCGTCCTCGAGCACAATTACGAGTTGTCATATTACGATCGGAGATCGGCGATTTACGGCAAGGATAAATTACTGGTGCCGGTACCCGAAGGCGGTAAGCTGACGCCGATGAAAGTCGAAGCGGGTAAATTCGACCGTGCGATCCCGGAGATGAATGATCCGACCTAGCTGCCGGCAAATGGATACAACACTGGCTCTCAGGTTGATCCTGGAACGTTCGGCCCATCAGGTCGAGACATGCGAAAGGTAAACGATTAGGAAACATTATGGACGTTGATCTGCTCTTGTTCATCGGTATCGGGCTCGTCGCCGTACTTTCGGCGATCAGCATGTTGGCGAGCCGAAACGCGATTTACTCGGCGCTGTTTCTGGTGATCAATTTCATCACCGTCGCCACGTTGTTCTTACTGATGAATGCGGCCTTTATCGCCATGGTGCAGGTGACGGTGTATGCCGGTGCAATCATGGTTCTCTTTCTCTTCGTCATTATGTTGCTGGGCGCTGAGCGTCTGAAACCGACCGGGAGCCTGCCCTGGCAGCTTCCGGTGGCAATCCTTTTAGGTGTGGCGCTGATCGCCGAGGTGGTGTTTGCGCTCTTCCATGGTGCGTCGAACACAGCGCAAGGCCTATCCGGAAACGTGGCACAGGGATTTGGCAGCCCCACCTCGATCGGGCTGATTCTCTTCGATCAATATCTCGTTCCTTTCGAGATCACCTCGATTTTGCTGCTGGTGGGCATGATCGGGGCGGTGGTGATCACGCGCGATCGGGGCAAGGAGAGCCGATGAACGTTCCGTTGAACTATCTCTTGGTGCTTTCGGGGGTTCTCTTCACCATCGGTGTTTTGGGTGTGCTCGTGCGCCGAAACGCTATCGTGATATTCATGTCCATCGAATTGATGCTCAACGCAGCCAACCTGGCTTTAATCGCCTTCGCACGCTCGTTCGCCCCGGCCGCGGAAGCGCTGCGGGGGCACGTCTTGGTTTTCTTCGTCATCGCCGTCGCTGCGGCAGAAGTGGCTGTCGGCCTGGCTTTGATCGTGGTGATCTTCCGCAGCAAGAAGAGTATCGACGTCGATCAGGTGAGCAGCCTCAAGGGCTGATCTCATTCATGGAGGGAATGGATGTTGTCGAGTGAGATTGTGGGAGGCACTGGCTTGTTTTCAATTGCCCCGTTAATCATCGCCTTCCCCATCCTTGGCCTGTTGATCAACTTGATCTTCGGACGTCGATCGAGCGAGAAGTTCGTGGGAATCGTTGCCAGCAGTGCGATTGGCCTGGCGTTTGCCGTTGCGGTGGCCCAATTCGTGGCGCTACTCGGGCAGCCGGCGGGAGCTATGGTACACGTCGCCGATTGGATCACGATCGGGGAGTTTTCCGTGTCCTGGTCCCTGAAGGTGGATACACTCTCGACGACGATGATGCTCATGGTGACGGGCGTGAGTACCTTGATCCACATTTACGCCATCGGTTACATGCACGACGACGTGCGGTTCCAGGGCGATCCCGGACGGTACACACGGTTCTTTATTTTCTTCAATCTCTTCGTCGCGGCGATGATGATCCTGGTGACCGCCGATAACTTCCTGATGATGTTCGTTGGTTGGGAAGGCGTGGGGTTGTGTTCGTACCTGCTCATCGGTTTCTGGTACGAAAAAGGTGCAGACGGCATCGGCAACGCGGTAGCGGGCAAGAAGGCCTTCGTGACCAACCGGATTGGCGACTTTGGTTTCCTGATCGCCATGTTCTTGATTTTCGGCATTGTGGGCAGCCTGCAGTTCGATGAGGTCTTCTATTGGGTACACGAGCATGGCCTGACAAACGAGGGCGTGATCACCGCCATCACGTTGTTCTTACTGCTCGGTGCGACGGGCAAATCGGCGCAGATTCCGCTTTATGTGTGGCTTCCGGACGCCATGGCCGGCCCGACGCCGGTTTCGGCACTGATCCACGCCGCCACGATGGTCACGGCCGGGGTTTACATGATCGCCCGCAACCAGGCCCTGTTCGCTGTTTCTGAATTCTCGTCGTCACTGGTGGCGATTATCGGTGCGGCGACGGCGCTGTTCGCGGCGACGATCGCCTTGGCGCAGTTCGATATCAAGAAAGTGCTGGCCTATTCCACGATCAGCCAATTGGGGTACATGATTGCTGCGGTCGGGATCGGGGCGCAGGTCGCCGGGATGTTCCACCTGCTGACCCACGCATTTTTCAAGGCGCTGCTTTTCCTATCCGCGGGATCGGTGATCCTGGGCATCGAACACGGGCATCACCACGTCGAACACGGCTCGTCCGGTGGCGCAGAAGATTTCAACCCCAACGACATGCGCAACATGGGTGGACTCCGTTTGCGCATGAAAACGACCTTCTGGGTCTACCTGGTCGGTGCACTCGCGCTCTCCGGCGTGCCGCCTTTCGCGGGATTCTTCTCGAAGGACGAAATCCTGACGGATGCGATGCAGGAGAACATGCTTGTCTACATCCTGCTGGCCGTAGCGGCATTTTTCACCGCTTTGTACATGGGCCGACAAATACTGATGGTGTTTTTTGGTAAAGCTCGATCGGAGACTGCCGAGAAGGCGCCGGAGAATCCGCCGATTGTTACC
This Anaerolineales bacterium DNA region includes the following protein-coding sequences:
- a CDS encoding NAD(P)H-dependent oxidoreductase subunit E, with translation MLVDKHRSAIDAILKRFPPDHKRSAVLPLLYLAQHEYGSITDEAVDEIAGLIGVDPTQVASLIGFYTLFHEGDGGTYRIQICTDFPCSLRGAGAFADELCTRLGIQMGETTPDGLITVEEVKCVAACDRAPMFQLQDSEGIHYHEHQTVESAMALIEMLRARQSDA
- the nuoG gene encoding NADH-quinone oxidoreductase subunit NuoG, producing MPEYILLRHRDVPDIDQLDVYRKHGGFETLKAVVAEKSPQEVIDIVKAAGLRGRGGAGFPTGVKWSFLSPGVFPRYVVANADESEPGTFKDREILEHNPFQFLEGVAICCYAAQAQTAYVYCRGEFWDLAHELERRIDALYAAGLLGKRIFGADFNLDIHVHLGAGAYICGEESALLESLEGKLGQPRLRPPFPAAEGLYAKPTVVNNVETLTNLAPILSRGVDWYRSIGTEKSPGPKVFCLSGQVEKPGNYELPMGTTFRELIYEHGGGVAGGKKIKAIMPAGASASLLPATDEVLDTTMDYESVPKVGSQLGSGSIIVMDESIDITWLIGNTTNFFKIGQMSLRFGRVCCDARAFGDQTFPRGFRESHQGWTMSETSVTLTIDGMEVTVPKGTLIVDAAKKVGIDIPVFCYHPKMKPVGMCRMCLVEIGRPAKDRQTNKPVLDDHGEPVIRFGPNLETACTTPVGDGWVVRVSSGVARAGHKQIVEYLLTSHPLDCPVCDKGGECPLQNLTMEHGPGKSRFLYSEKMHLAKHVPLGELIFLDRERCIQCGRCVRYQDEVVGEPVIAFKDRGRGIEIVTYSEPGFDSYFSGNTTDICPVGALTTSDFRFGARPWEMHSTASICSHCPVGCNLMLNTRREASSGGCEVIKRVMPRQNEWVNELWICDKGRFAHHFMQSEARVTKPMVRKRGKLVEASWDEALSQTAKALKAAKNLVGLAGGRASNEDLYVFRSLIEKIGGRAVLDDSLAGGDVVQQVGLGSGSNLSQLGAGDAVLIVASDLHEEAPLWWLRLKQAGDRGATLVVANGRPTALDAHAGHVLRYAYPQAAQTVLGLLHAFKKQKDLASYAKDKDVQAAGRALADAENLIVFYGGEGLAYSESEALASACGALIQATGRAGRPNNGLIAVWPRHNTQGAWDMGLRPEAKGLASTLKKADALFVMAADPLGDDPDLADALQEETFLVVQELFLTPTAQQADVVFPAAAIAEREGSYTSGERRVQRTYTTLPARGESLSDWRILMLLGGKMGYEFEADSVAEIFAEIGSVVPAYAGVSYTDLAKYEDQWPDVGDEDLYFAGTAFKNHQGLGVQLTSAAERGKNPEITWTVPKAQKSKDGFLLVPIVELYDRGTTVMPSEVLHPRLVPTRLRIHPEDAERIGVVDGGRVELRVNGRVEKIDASVRHDSVEGVLLLPRSLDVVVSHPAYVKVKPLGKQE
- the nuoH gene encoding NADH-quinone oxidoreductase subunit NuoH; the encoded protein is MDIALLLEWTIKSLIILVIFVVLGAAYLTYFERRVLARFQTRIGPNRAGPWGLLQPIADTVKLIFKEDLIPAQADKVLFILAPVITVIPAMILLAVIPLGPKVAGISLDLASDINVGVLYIMAVASIAVYGITIAGWSSGNKYALMGGIRATAQMISYELSLTLAFIGPILLTNSPNPLSVDEIVKAQHGLWFVFLQPVGFLIYLMAAVAEVNRAPFDLPEAEQELTAGYHTEYSGMKFALFYLAEYGKMLVISFIGSTLFLGGYWGPFVNRFPLLGPVYLLAKVLVLLYFIVWLRATFPRLRYDKLMGFGWKFMLPLAILNVMVTATVIVLVGG
- the nuoI gene encoding NADH-quinone oxidoreductase subunit NuoI, with product MNPFELLHGLWTTFLNFLETPVTYQYPEIKRPVRERFRGRHELKRYDNGLEKCIGCALCAAACPADAIFVEAAENTDEERYSPGERYASTYEINFLRCIFCGFCEDACPTEAIVLEHNYELSYYDRRSAIYGKDKLLVPVPEGGKLTPMKVEAGKFDRAIPEMNDPT
- a CDS encoding NADH-quinone oxidoreductase subunit J, whose protein sequence is MDVDLLLFIGIGLVAVLSAISMLASRNAIYSALFLVINFITVATLFLLMNAAFIAMVQVTVYAGAIMVLFLFVIMLLGAERLKPTGSLPWQLPVAILLGVALIAEVVFALFHGASNTAQGLSGNVAQGFGSPTSIGLILFDQYLVPFEITSILLLVGMIGAVVITRDRGKESR
- the nuoK gene encoding NADH-quinone oxidoreductase subunit NuoK; this translates as MNVPLNYLLVLSGVLFTIGVLGVLVRRNAIVIFMSIELMLNAANLALIAFARSFAPAAEALRGHVLVFFVIAVAAAEVAVGLALIVVIFRSKKSIDVDQVSSLKG
- the nuoL gene encoding NADH-quinone oxidoreductase subunit L, which produces MLSSEIVGGTGLFSIAPLIIAFPILGLLINLIFGRRSSEKFVGIVASSAIGLAFAVAVAQFVALLGQPAGAMVHVADWITIGEFSVSWSLKVDTLSTTMMLMVTGVSTLIHIYAIGYMHDDVRFQGDPGRYTRFFIFFNLFVAAMMILVTADNFLMMFVGWEGVGLCSYLLIGFWYEKGADGIGNAVAGKKAFVTNRIGDFGFLIAMFLIFGIVGSLQFDEVFYWVHEHGLTNEGVITAITLFLLLGATGKSAQIPLYVWLPDAMAGPTPVSALIHAATMVTAGVYMIARNQALFAVSEFSSSLVAIIGAATALFAATIALAQFDIKKVLAYSTISQLGYMIAAVGIGAQVAGMFHLLTHAFFKALLFLSAGSVILGIEHGHHHVEHGSSGGAEDFNPNDMRNMGGLRLRMKTTFWVYLVGALALSGVPPFAGFFSKDEILTDAMQENMLVYILLAVAAFFTALYMGRQILMVFFGKARSETAEKAPENPPIVTVPLILLALGAIVGGVLNFPGLHTLTDWLEYTLHVHVTEFNLQVSLISTCLALLAIGIAWLLYGRKPIQKGQVDPLRRLLGPLFVGMENKWWVDEIYNAIIIRPYIALAAFLADVVDWRFWHDWFHDTILARSFRAGTHWLSSAFDAHVIDGAVNGLGSLTKAAAARLRLVQTGYVRNYALALFVGVLLILSYFLFV